One segment of Anatilimnocola aggregata DNA contains the following:
- a CDS encoding LVIVD repeat-containing protein, with the protein MPCWNTTRIAAPWLGLACCLLTANVQAQVSPPGGEDLYRQTADDAHRKSASCVKCHTGVHDMHAKPTVKLGCIDCHGGDANCDNKEGAHVRPKFPEMWPTSANPVRSYTLLNHESPEFVRFVNPGDLRVAHISCGSCHPQEVLQVRKSMMTHGCMLWGAALYNNGAVPHKASRYGESYTMHGTPQRMQNVWKPEEVPQIARDLREKAMVLYLDPLPRFEISQPGNILRVFEQGGRFRPEVGIPELGEEPGRPRTRLSTRGLGTENRTDPVFIGLQKTRLLDPTLNFLGTNDHSGDYRSSGCSGCHVVYANDRSPVHSGPYARFGKSAFAAPEPDLNGPNQFVTNVDPTIPKDERGHPIAHRFTTAVATSQCIVCHIHPGTNVLNTYIGFMWWDNESDGELMYPREQKNPTSEELAQSQMSNPDETAARGNWSDPNFLERVAELNQIARHNQFADFNGHGWVFRAVFKKDRQGRLLDPFGKPVENLTTEKLRAAVVQPEEQYVPPIITPEPQQVWPDPARQQTLASSKSCADMPVHLMDIHQEKGMHCVDCHFVQDAHGNTKLYGEVRAAIEITCIDCHGPADKTVMQRLHEGKGMRTSGPAAEPASAKNPRGGRDLMALRTPDGRPRFEVRPVTRPDGRRELALIQRAMVEAGREWEVKQTADTTNPTSYNYNQKSHMAKTVRWSELDGKLTWGGVVQELVDANGKKVEVVDQKPCAHQSGNMSCMTCHSSWNPSCFGCHLPQKANKKAPALHNEGDVSRNLVAYNFQTLRDDVYMLARDGLATGNKINPARSSCAIHVTSYNGNRESIYHQQQTISGSGMSGIAFSTNVPHTVRGAHPNLRGVVPAGASETKMCTDCHVSVNNDNNAIMAQLLMQGTNYTNFMGRYCWIAAGEHGLEAAVVTEQNEPQAVIGSSLHRIAFPDHFKKHVEHDLELEHAHEHPGLDVLEQLRRPMRKPEVLMVQPRGEYLYAACGPDGFRAFDIAFIDDKAFSERITTAPVSPLGQRLHVPTKYATAIAAPSTLAPDPTRVQPPENHEQPVHPLYAYIYVTDKYEGLILVGAGTLLDGNPLNNFLERAVTFNPDGILCGARNITIVGHYAYICCDAGLVVVTLEDPKTPKVTAVIGHETLEHPVAVQVQFRYAFVCDEHKGLHIFDVTNLHTPVHKGLLHMEECKNVYVARTYAYVAAGKHGLHVVDVTRPEQPVLDQVFDAGGCLNEVHDVKLGITYTSEFAYLADGQNGLRVVQLTSPDTPGNAGFSPRPTPQLVATYKLPKGGHALAIGEALDRDRAVDESGSQIAVFGRVGARPLNWEEQTRMHRRLGPLHPTRAGEVWQVSDDPLDTRIYNFPPALGQVRMAMPLLGPWPQRR; encoded by the coding sequence ATGCCTTGCTGGAACACAACTCGCATCGCCGCACCTTGGCTAGGCCTTGCCTGCTGCCTGCTGACAGCCAACGTTCAGGCCCAAGTGTCGCCCCCCGGTGGTGAGGATCTATATCGTCAAACGGCCGACGACGCCCACCGCAAAAGTGCCAGCTGCGTGAAGTGCCACACCGGCGTACACGACATGCATGCCAAGCCGACCGTCAAGCTGGGCTGCATCGATTGCCATGGCGGCGATGCCAACTGCGACAACAAAGAAGGTGCCCACGTTCGGCCGAAGTTTCCCGAAATGTGGCCCACTTCGGCGAACCCCGTCCGCTCGTACACGCTGTTGAATCATGAGAGCCCAGAGTTCGTGCGGTTTGTGAATCCCGGCGACCTGCGCGTCGCCCACATCAGCTGCGGCAGTTGCCATCCGCAGGAAGTGCTGCAAGTGCGCAAGAGCATGATGACCCACGGCTGCATGCTGTGGGGCGCTGCTCTCTACAACAACGGGGCGGTTCCCCACAAAGCGTCGCGCTATGGCGAAAGCTATACCATGCATGGCACGCCTCAGCGCATGCAGAACGTCTGGAAGCCCGAAGAAGTGCCGCAGATCGCCCGCGACTTGCGCGAAAAGGCGATGGTCCTCTATCTTGATCCGCTCCCACGGTTCGAGATCAGTCAGCCGGGCAATATCCTCCGCGTGTTCGAGCAAGGAGGCCGCTTTCGCCCCGAGGTCGGCATTCCCGAACTGGGCGAAGAACCGGGCCGCCCGCGCACGCGCCTCAGTACGCGTGGTTTGGGAACCGAGAACCGGACCGATCCCGTGTTCATTGGCCTGCAGAAGACTCGACTCCTCGACCCGACGCTCAACTTTCTCGGCACCAACGATCACTCTGGCGACTACCGCAGCAGTGGTTGCAGCGGCTGCCACGTGGTCTACGCCAACGATCGCTCGCCGGTTCATTCCGGCCCCTATGCCCGCTTTGGCAAAAGTGCATTTGCCGCTCCCGAGCCCGACCTCAACGGGCCGAATCAATTCGTCACCAACGTCGATCCCACCATTCCCAAGGATGAGCGCGGCCACCCGATCGCGCATCGCTTTACCACGGCAGTTGCCACCAGCCAGTGCATCGTCTGCCACATTCATCCCGGCACGAACGTACTGAACACCTACATCGGCTTCATGTGGTGGGATAACGAATCCGATGGCGAACTGATGTACCCGCGCGAGCAAAAGAATCCAACGAGCGAAGAGCTCGCGCAATCGCAAATGTCGAATCCCGACGAGACCGCCGCGCGCGGCAATTGGTCCGATCCGAACTTCCTGGAGCGCGTCGCCGAGCTCAATCAAATCGCACGGCATAACCAGTTCGCCGATTTCAATGGTCACGGTTGGGTCTTTCGCGCCGTCTTTAAGAAAGACCGCCAAGGGCGGCTGCTCGATCCTTTCGGCAAGCCGGTTGAAAACCTTACTACCGAGAAACTGCGGGCCGCCGTGGTACAGCCCGAAGAGCAATACGTCCCACCGATCATCACTCCGGAACCGCAACAAGTCTGGCCCGATCCGGCTCGTCAGCAAACACTAGCCAGCAGCAAGAGCTGTGCGGACATGCCCGTACACCTGATGGACATTCATCAAGAAAAAGGGATGCATTGCGTCGATTGCCACTTTGTGCAAGACGCTCACGGCAACACCAAGTTGTATGGCGAAGTGCGCGCTGCCATTGAAATCACTTGCATCGACTGTCACGGCCCCGCCGACAAAACCGTGATGCAGCGGCTGCACGAAGGAAAAGGAATGCGCACCAGCGGTCCCGCAGCGGAGCCCGCTTCCGCCAAGAATCCGCGCGGCGGTCGCGACCTGATGGCGCTGCGCACCCCCGATGGCCGGCCGCGGTTCGAAGTCCGCCCCGTTACCCGTCCCGATGGCCGCCGCGAACTAGCGCTCATTCAGCGGGCAATGGTGGAAGCAGGCCGCGAGTGGGAAGTGAAACAAACGGCCGATACGACAAACCCGACCAGCTACAACTACAACCAAAAGTCGCACATGGCCAAGACCGTGCGCTGGAGTGAACTCGACGGCAAACTCACCTGGGGGGGCGTGGTCCAGGAACTGGTCGATGCGAACGGCAAGAAGGTCGAAGTCGTCGATCAAAAGCCCTGCGCGCATCAAAGTGGCAATATGAGCTGCATGACGTGCCATTCGTCGTGGAATCCCAGTTGCTTCGGCTGCCATCTGCCGCAAAAGGCGAACAAGAAGGCACCTGCGTTGCACAACGAAGGAGACGTCTCGCGCAACCTGGTCGCTTACAATTTTCAAACTCTTCGCGACGATGTCTATATGCTCGCCCGCGACGGCCTGGCGACTGGCAACAAGATCAACCCTGCGCGCTCTTCGTGCGCGATCCACGTCACTTCGTACAACGGCAATCGCGAATCGATCTATCACCAGCAGCAGACCATCTCGGGGAGCGGCATGAGTGGGATCGCCTTCAGCACGAATGTGCCCCACACGGTGCGCGGTGCTCATCCCAATCTGCGCGGCGTTGTTCCTGCCGGCGCTTCAGAAACCAAGATGTGCACTGACTGTCACGTCTCGGTGAACAACGACAACAACGCGATTATGGCCCAGCTGTTGATGCAGGGGACCAATTACACCAACTTCATGGGGCGCTATTGCTGGATTGCCGCGGGCGAACATGGCCTGGAAGCAGCGGTCGTCACCGAGCAGAACGAACCCCAAGCCGTGATCGGCAGTTCGTTGCATCGCATTGCCTTTCCCGACCATTTCAAAAAGCATGTCGAGCACGACTTGGAACTGGAACACGCTCACGAGCATCCCGGGCTCGATGTGCTCGAGCAACTCAGGCGGCCCATGCGTAAGCCGGAAGTGTTGATGGTTCAGCCGCGCGGCGAATATCTGTATGCCGCTTGCGGACCCGATGGCTTCCGCGCGTTCGATATCGCATTTATCGACGACAAGGCGTTTTCGGAGCGAATTACTACGGCACCGGTTTCGCCGCTGGGGCAGCGCCTGCATGTGCCCACCAAGTATGCCACCGCAATCGCCGCACCGAGTACGCTCGCGCCCGATCCGACACGCGTGCAGCCGCCAGAGAATCACGAACAGCCGGTTCATCCGCTCTATGCCTACATTTATGTCACCGACAAGTACGAAGGACTGATTCTCGTCGGCGCGGGCACGCTGCTTGACGGCAATCCGCTCAACAATTTTCTAGAGCGGGCCGTTACGTTCAATCCCGATGGCATTCTGTGCGGCGCGCGAAACATCACGATCGTCGGGCACTACGCCTACATCTGCTGCGATGCCGGGCTGGTCGTGGTTACGCTTGAAGATCCCAAGACTCCCAAAGTCACGGCCGTCATTGGGCACGAAACGCTGGAGCATCCGGTCGCCGTGCAGGTGCAGTTTCGCTATGCCTTCGTGTGCGATGAACATAAGGGGCTGCACATCTTCGATGTGACCAACCTTCATACGCCGGTACACAAGGGTCTGCTGCACATGGAAGAATGCAAGAACGTCTATGTTGCCCGCACCTATGCCTACGTGGCCGCGGGCAAGCATGGCTTGCACGTTGTCGATGTCACGCGTCCCGAACAGCCCGTGCTCGACCAGGTGTTCGATGCCGGCGGCTGCTTGAATGAAGTCCACGACGTGAAGCTCGGCATCACTTACACCAGTGAGTTTGCCTACTTAGCCGACGGTCAGAACGGTCTGCGCGTGGTGCAACTTACTTCGCCCGATACGCCCGGCAATGCCGGCTTCAGCCCGCGACCGACGCCGCAGCTTGTCGCCACTTATAAGCTGCCGAAAGGTGGCCACGCCCTGGCCATTGGCGAGGCGCTCGACCGCGATCGAGCGGTTGATGAATCGGGAAGTCAGATCGCCGTCTTCGGGCGCGTTGGCGCGCGGCCACTCAACTGGGAAGAGCAGACTCGCATGCATCGTCGCCTTGGCCCGTTGCATCCCACGCGCGCCGGGGAAGTCTGGCAAGTCAGCGACGATCCGCTCGATACGCGGATTTACAACTTTCCACCGGCGCTGGGCCAGGTGCGAATGGCGATGCCCTTACTGGGGCCGTGGCCGCAGCGGCGGTAG
- a CDS encoding multiheme c-type cytochrome translates to MIFRNYTIAPYCLLAWLFVASASWGQVPAEKKLPLAHAFQDNGKCVHCHERGVYGSDFLGENAETVWQKYDKHRDAFRLLYMGRDENDVAGAKAKQALVSRILGFDLADAFEDAKLTMLSQKPALQAKVATVRQCLNCHATWPQESQTAHPPVPLDLGVSCQACHGPGLQWTDPHAYPWWRLVTPQGKESLGFKDVRDPAERARVCASCHVGNYAEGKFVTHAWYAGGHPPLPSFEYSTFATQMPVHWRSLADKANFAGREANNPLADLGVDQRARLRAVLNTDVPEDQVRVSYREANFPAAQFGQHDPFTDLPRLKEAVVSGAVVLEAYAKLVKEYTLAAQAPTGGADQAARPAWPEFALYDCASCHHELKSGSVFPERPLGKNPLGRPPAQVWPMALAKLGVLHSVQYDPQAAAEPLKSLEQAQQDFERAITATVFGDPEKIRISADALQVELTKLIERLKYSRYDDASARHALLLLTDKAQVETRDYHSARQIAWAVRQINKDYARLPYSRGAAEPAAQLIEQLLAIEQLFDVAKEPGQPAVDVLALKLPATRQQSIVDQLQITLPAISHFDSVAFARRLAELNSQYQMASPSLPPLRPRPQ, encoded by the coding sequence ATGATCTTCCGCAATTACACCATCGCGCCCTACTGCCTGCTCGCGTGGCTGTTTGTCGCCAGCGCCAGTTGGGGGCAAGTGCCGGCCGAGAAGAAGCTGCCGCTCGCGCATGCCTTTCAGGACAACGGCAAGTGCGTGCATTGTCACGAGCGAGGCGTGTATGGCTCAGACTTTCTTGGCGAGAATGCCGAGACCGTCTGGCAAAAGTACGACAAGCACCGCGATGCCTTCCGCCTCCTTTACATGGGCCGCGACGAAAACGATGTGGCTGGGGCTAAGGCAAAGCAGGCCCTCGTCAGCCGGATTCTCGGCTTCGATCTGGCTGATGCGTTTGAAGATGCGAAACTGACCATGCTTAGCCAGAAGCCCGCGTTGCAAGCGAAAGTTGCAACAGTGCGGCAGTGCCTCAATTGTCACGCGACCTGGCCACAAGAGAGTCAAACAGCTCATCCGCCGGTGCCGCTCGACCTCGGTGTTTCGTGCCAGGCCTGTCATGGGCCAGGACTGCAGTGGACCGATCCGCATGCGTACCCTTGGTGGCGACTCGTCACACCCCAGGGGAAAGAATCGCTCGGTTTCAAAGACGTGCGCGATCCAGCCGAGCGCGCCCGCGTTTGCGCCTCCTGCCATGTGGGCAATTATGCCGAAGGAAAATTCGTCACTCATGCGTGGTACGCCGGTGGGCATCCACCGCTGCCGAGTTTCGAGTACTCCACCTTTGCGACACAGATGCCGGTGCATTGGCGTTCGCTGGCCGATAAGGCGAACTTCGCCGGGCGAGAAGCAAACAACCCGCTGGCCGATCTGGGAGTCGATCAACGGGCGCGGTTGCGTGCGGTGCTCAACACCGATGTACCTGAAGATCAGGTGCGCGTCAGCTATCGCGAAGCGAATTTTCCTGCGGCACAGTTTGGTCAGCACGATCCGTTCACCGATCTGCCGCGCTTAAAAGAAGCTGTAGTCTCGGGTGCTGTCGTGCTTGAGGCCTACGCGAAACTCGTCAAGGAATATACGCTCGCCGCGCAAGCACCGACTGGTGGAGCAGATCAAGCAGCGCGCCCCGCCTGGCCAGAGTTCGCCTTGTATGACTGCGCTTCGTGCCATCATGAACTAAAGAGCGGCTCGGTCTTTCCCGAGCGACCGCTGGGGAAGAATCCACTCGGTCGGCCACCGGCCCAAGTTTGGCCCATGGCGCTCGCCAAACTGGGAGTTCTGCATTCGGTTCAGTACGATCCGCAGGCAGCTGCGGAACCGCTAAAAAGTTTGGAACAAGCGCAACAAGATTTCGAACGGGCCATTACCGCGACCGTCTTTGGCGACCCCGAGAAAATTCGCATATCAGCCGATGCGCTGCAGGTCGAACTAACCAAGCTAATCGAGCGCCTAAAGTACAGCCGCTATGACGATGCTTCGGCACGCCATGCGTTGCTGCTGTTGACGGACAAGGCCCAAGTCGAAACGCGCGACTATCACAGTGCGCGGCAAATTGCCTGGGCGGTGCGGCAAATCAACAAAGACTATGCCCGCCTTCCTTATTCCCGCGGTGCAGCCGAGCCAGCGGCGCAGTTGATCGAACAGTTGTTAGCCATCGAGCAGCTGTTCGATGTGGCCAAGGAACCCGGTCAGCCAGCCGTGGATGTGCTGGCGCTAAAATTGCCGGCGACTCGGCAGCAGAGCATCGTCGACCAATTACAGATCACGTTGCCGGCGATTAGCCATTTCGATTCCGTCGCCTTTGCTCGGCGTCTGGCGGAGTTGAATTCGCAATACCAAATGGCATCGCCGAGCCTACCGCCGCTGCGGCCACGGCCCCAGTAA
- a CDS encoding multiheme c-type cytochrome, translated as MTAAVGEETDAPKMMGSLSCSSVSCHGGQIDNIARPRPREEYVRWLQDDPHAQARATLQSDRFQTILSRASQRADGKPDPKMQARCNQCHDPVGMAAELTANHNLGHGISCESCHGNAEKWITRHYERDVNRAELLSLGMLDTKNLHTRGKACASCHVGSADQDMNHDMIAAGHPPLRYELTAFHDLIRHKHWDDSPERLQTRDFQVQLWAAGQVAGAQASLELLEARCGSVPERWPEFAEYNCFACHQRFRVSSSLLVAKRDPGRPDWSRWHLTFVESLQAADRSADNDSSLQTLRTIFSETFPPKQSQVLAASAAARRRFNNLTPDESFSAEKLLLTLSTSLSNPTGESDWETRSQQFLALVAAERTYRDELAKAQFFARLGSEEYNRRLTEHESVVADLTLVRTWLQFEGGSAKSVLSDEPQQFHEHRQELGPQLKTIADKMHGRMLLLK; from the coding sequence ATGACAGCGGCCGTTGGAGAAGAAACTGATGCGCCCAAGATGATGGGGTCGCTCAGTTGCAGCAGCGTGTCGTGTCATGGTGGACAGATCGACAACATCGCCCGACCACGGCCGCGCGAGGAGTATGTCCGCTGGTTGCAAGACGATCCGCATGCGCAAGCGCGGGCCACGCTGCAGAGCGATCGGTTCCAAACGATTCTTTCGCGCGCCAGTCAGCGAGCCGATGGTAAGCCCGACCCCAAGATGCAGGCTCGCTGCAACCAGTGTCACGATCCGGTTGGCATGGCAGCTGAATTGACGGCAAATCACAACCTGGGGCACGGTATCAGCTGCGAATCGTGCCACGGCAATGCCGAGAAGTGGATCACCAGGCACTACGAGCGTGATGTCAATCGCGCTGAGTTACTTTCACTTGGCATGCTCGATACGAAGAATCTGCACACTCGTGGTAAAGCCTGCGCGAGCTGTCATGTTGGTTCCGCCGACCAAGATATGAATCACGACATGATTGCCGCGGGGCATCCACCGCTACGCTACGAACTGACTGCGTTTCACGACTTGATTCGCCACAAACATTGGGACGATTCGCCCGAGCGGTTACAAACACGCGACTTTCAGGTGCAGCTGTGGGCAGCAGGGCAAGTCGCCGGTGCGCAGGCCAGTCTGGAATTATTGGAAGCTCGCTGTGGAAGCGTGCCGGAACGTTGGCCAGAATTTGCCGAGTACAACTGCTTCGCCTGCCATCAGCGATTTCGCGTTTCCAGTAGCCTGCTGGTTGCCAAGCGCGATCCTGGTCGTCCCGACTGGAGCCGCTGGCATTTGACGTTTGTCGAATCGCTTCAAGCCGCAGATCGCAGCGCCGATAACGACTCGTCGCTGCAAACCTTGCGCACCATCTTCAGCGAAACTTTTCCGCCGAAGCAATCCCAAGTGCTCGCGGCCAGCGCTGCTGCACGGCGACGGTTCAATAATCTGACGCCAGATGAATCGTTCAGCGCTGAGAAATTGTTGCTCACGTTGTCGACTTCGCTAAGCAATCCTACCGGCGAGTCCGACTGGGAAACTCGCTCGCAGCAGTTTCTGGCTCTCGTGGCTGCGGAACGAACCTATCGCGATGAGTTAGCCAAAGCGCAGTTCTTCGCACGCCTCGGCAGCGAAGAGTACAATCGCCGACTGACCGAGCACGAGTCGGTGGTTGCTGACTTGACGCTTGTCCGTACGTGGTTGCAGTTCGAAGGGGGCTCTGCCAAGTCGGTACTCAGCGACGAACCACAGCAGTTTCACGAACATCGGCAGGAACTGGGCCCTCAGTTAAAGACGATCGCCGACAAAATGCACGGGCGGATGTTACTACTCAAATGA
- a CDS encoding alpha/beta hydrolase, which produces MTNLNHTMSRFGSSLLICLVVGRSSYAQPASPVSPPVAAPAVAVDVWPADKMPGRGADQPEAERPSKDTFHRITNVSRPTLTLFPAPKQGSPAPAMIVCPGGGYSYVVIDKEGTAIAAWLNSQGITALVLKYRNPNNREGALQDVQRALSLTRAHAAEWNVDPKRLGVIGFSAGGNLAAKASTQFGERTYRELDAVDKQSCRPDFAVLVYPAYLDDGKGDVAADLNLKANIPPTLIVHSDDDKNHVIGSKVYHAALDEAKVAHEFKLYPTGGHGYGLHSTKDARIWPEDALKWLQKVGIR; this is translated from the coding sequence ATGACCAACCTAAACCATACGATGTCACGTTTCGGCAGCAGCCTCCTCATTTGTTTGGTAGTCGGGCGCTCCAGTTACGCACAACCTGCCAGCCCAGTCTCACCTCCGGTCGCTGCTCCTGCAGTTGCTGTTGATGTCTGGCCAGCAGACAAAATGCCTGGTCGCGGTGCCGACCAACCCGAGGCTGAAAGGCCTTCGAAAGATACCTTCCATCGCATCACCAATGTCAGCCGCCCCACATTGACCCTGTTTCCCGCGCCGAAGCAAGGTTCACCCGCACCAGCGATGATCGTTTGTCCCGGCGGCGGGTATAGCTATGTCGTCATCGATAAAGAAGGGACGGCGATTGCGGCGTGGTTAAATTCTCAGGGTATCACGGCCCTCGTCTTAAAATATCGCAACCCGAATAACCGCGAGGGCGCGCTGCAGGACGTTCAGCGAGCCTTGAGCCTTACCCGCGCCCACGCGGCGGAATGGAACGTCGACCCGAAACGATTGGGAGTCATCGGCTTCTCGGCAGGGGGAAATCTCGCGGCGAAAGCCAGCACGCAATTTGGTGAGCGAACGTATCGCGAACTTGATGCGGTTGATAAGCAGAGTTGCCGACCAGACTTTGCGGTGCTTGTTTATCCAGCCTATCTGGATGACGGGAAAGGGGACGTCGCTGCAGATCTCAACCTGAAAGCGAACATTCCGCCGACGCTGATCGTTCATAGCGACGACGACAAGAACCACGTTATCGGTAGCAAGGTCTATCATGCGGCGCTCGACGAAGCCAAAGTAGCGCATGAATTCAAGCTCTATCCCACCGGCGGTCATGGTTACGGGCTGCATTCGACGAAGGATGCCCGCATCTGGCCGGAAGATGCTCTCAAATGGCTGCAGAAGGTCGGCATTCGGTAA
- a CDS encoding c-type cytochrome, translating into MKQAPFTFVLLLFCMTGALLPAVEPSRELDLPAKQIFSKGPNAYAGEVLEITKGRGAIIGWYVQAKQAEQITVSIEYACERPLDQDYQLSFDGMDRFWKVPVTQKDEWGQVKLGTFRVRAGLPVLVLLVPPSNRKYDHPLRFRKLVLAGETAGNLSLANPPKEPDSPDATPGFGQKLTSLHPALAVHDLRDEALTLRISGMALRGPRELIFTTWDGDLYSFDLTAIPESGPPPFRRIAQGLSEPMGLAVSNGRIFVTEKNEATELLDEDGDGTFETYRCLSHDWPCTTDYHEYLFGAVVKDSQLFFSSSVGMTMRDKDNRQAPLRGSVIQVHVDTGKTDIVAGGLRTPDGIGEGPRGSLLVTDNQGEWLPANKLISVQKGAFYQFRSREPWHPLDRPQATPPAVWLPQGEIANSPTEPILLPANWGPYAGQVVFGDATFGGLQRSFLEEVDGITQGAVFPFSQGFRHLFHRFEFNEAGDLFAGGIARGADKEFIHRVSGLSRIRYTGKEVFEPLAARLRSNGLEVEFTLPLAEGSGWDPAGYYVTRWTYQGTQTYGGAKVLHRRAEVRSATVSDDRRRVFLEIPDLSEGEVLYVRIPESLPSASGLSLWTGEFWFTVNRIPQDHPGVISAAPANMLTTSTPYFRFSEGNAGRVLYRNYCASCHSLDGLKLVGPTFIGLVGSTRKVRDPDSGKMYEVRADAKYLKQSILEPNAQLLEGYPANLMPPVGATLTEKQLGTLISYVTKASDAEFARKEATYARAMNLAWTSSDFPEVGARLTQTKVEPLTLAQGMQAFMKAQCLQCHAVSGVGATVGPDLVESVKKYQGQKLLQQIIEPSSEIHPKYQTQQFLLDNGQVVIGVVLKEDEHAVFVAKNLLTPHELTRIEKSSIEEQGVSKVSAMPNGLLNGLTKTEILEMLKFLEAGPEPIIQPITPTKTK; encoded by the coding sequence ATGAAACAAGCTCCTTTTACTTTCGTTCTACTTCTGTTCTGCATGACCGGAGCACTGCTCCCGGCCGTGGAACCGTCGCGCGAGCTTGATCTGCCCGCGAAGCAAATATTTTCCAAAGGCCCCAATGCCTATGCCGGCGAAGTGCTGGAAATTACCAAGGGGCGCGGGGCAATCATCGGCTGGTATGTGCAGGCGAAGCAGGCAGAACAAATCACGGTTTCGATTGAATACGCTTGCGAGCGGCCGCTCGATCAGGATTATCAGCTTTCGTTCGATGGCATGGATCGTTTCTGGAAAGTGCCTGTCACACAAAAAGATGAGTGGGGGCAAGTCAAGCTGGGGACTTTTCGAGTGCGGGCCGGGCTGCCTGTTTTGGTGCTGCTCGTACCGCCGTCCAATCGCAAATACGATCATCCGCTCCGCTTTCGAAAGTTAGTTCTCGCAGGTGAGACAGCTGGCAATTTGTCGCTTGCTAACCCGCCGAAGGAACCCGATTCGCCCGATGCAACGCCAGGCTTCGGTCAAAAGCTTACCTCCTTGCATCCAGCACTAGCTGTGCATGACCTGCGCGACGAGGCTCTTACGTTGCGGATTAGTGGTATGGCGCTTCGTGGGCCGCGCGAACTGATCTTTACGACTTGGGACGGTGACCTTTATTCGTTCGACTTGACGGCAATTCCGGAAAGTGGGCCGCCGCCGTTTCGCCGCATCGCGCAGGGGCTTTCAGAACCGATGGGGCTGGCCGTCTCCAACGGCCGCATCTTTGTCACCGAAAAAAACGAAGCAACCGAACTGCTCGATGAAGACGGCGATGGCACGTTCGAGACTTATCGTTGCCTGTCTCATGACTGGCCATGCACGACGGATTATCACGAGTACCTCTTCGGTGCTGTGGTGAAGGACTCTCAGTTGTTTTTCTCTTCCAGCGTCGGTATGACGATGCGCGATAAAGACAACCGTCAGGCTCCGCTGCGCGGCAGTGTCATTCAGGTGCACGTCGATACGGGCAAAACGGACATTGTTGCAGGTGGATTGCGCACGCCGGATGGCATTGGCGAGGGACCGCGCGGTTCGCTGCTGGTGACCGATAATCAAGGCGAATGGCTACCCGCCAACAAACTCATCTCGGTACAAAAAGGTGCCTTTTATCAGTTCCGCAGCCGCGAGCCCTGGCATCCGCTGGATCGTCCCCAGGCTACGCCCCCGGCCGTGTGGCTGCCCCAAGGTGAAATTGCCAACTCACCAACCGAGCCAATTCTGTTGCCAGCGAACTGGGGACCGTACGCGGGCCAAGTCGTGTTCGGCGATGCGACCTTCGGCGGCTTGCAGCGGTCGTTCTTAGAAGAGGTAGACGGCATCACGCAGGGGGCTGTGTTTCCCTTTTCGCAGGGCTTTCGGCACCTGTTTCATCGCTTCGAGTTCAATGAGGCCGGTGACCTCTTCGCCGGAGGTATCGCCCGCGGTGCTGACAAAGAGTTTATCCATCGCGTGAGTGGTCTCTCGCGCATTCGCTACACGGGTAAGGAAGTGTTCGAACCGTTGGCCGCCCGCCTGCGATCCAACGGTTTAGAAGTCGAGTTTACGCTGCCCTTAGCTGAAGGGAGCGGTTGGGATCCGGCCGGCTACTATGTAACTCGCTGGACCTATCAAGGAACACAGACTTACGGCGGTGCCAAAGTTTTGCATCGTCGTGCTGAGGTGCGTTCAGCCACCGTCTCCGACGACCGTCGACGTGTGTTCCTGGAGATTCCCGATCTCAGCGAGGGCGAAGTTCTTTATGTCCGCATTCCTGAATCGCTCCCATCGGCCAGTGGGCTTTCGCTCTGGACGGGCGAGTTTTGGTTCACAGTCAATCGCATTCCCCAAGATCATCCCGGCGTCATCAGCGCCGCGCCGGCTAACATGCTGACAACCTCAACTCCCTACTTCCGCTTCTCGGAAGGGAACGCGGGGCGCGTTCTTTATCGGAACTATTGTGCTTCATGCCATAGCCTCGATGGACTCAAGTTAGTCGGGCCGACATTCATCGGCCTCGTTGGTTCCACTCGCAAAGTACGTGATCCGGACTCGGGCAAAATGTACGAGGTGCGTGCAGATGCCAAATATCTGAAGCAGTCCATTCTCGAACCGAACGCCCAACTCTTGGAGGGCTATCCCGCGAATCTGATGCCCCCCGTCGGTGCAACGCTGACCGAAAAGCAACTCGGCACGCTGATTAGCTATGTTACGAAGGCCTCGGATGCGGAGTTCGCGCGCAAGGAGGCGACCTACGCACGAGCGATGAACCTCGCGTGGACTTCGAGTGATTTTCCGGAAGTGGGCGCTCGCTTGACCCAAACCAAGGTCGAGCCGCTGACGCTTGCCCAAGGGATGCAAGCGTTCATGAAGGCGCAGTGCCTGCAATGCCACGCGGTTTCGGGTGTCGGCGCAACTGTCGGTCCCGATCTGGTCGAGTCGGTGAAGAAGTACCAAGGCCAAAAGCTGTTGCAGCAGATCATCGAACCGTCGAGCGAAATTCATCCGAAGTACCAGACGCAGCAGTTTCTGCTCGATAACGGTCAGGTCGTGATCGGCGTTGTCCTGAAGGAAGACGAACACGCTGTTTTCGTCGCGAAAAACCTGCTCACGCCCCATGAGTTGACCAGGATCGAGAAATCGTCGATCGAAGAACAAGGCGTCTCCAAGGTATCGGCCATGCCCAACGGCCTGTTAAATGGACTGACGAAGACCGAGATTCTTGAAATGCTCAAGTTTCTCGAAGCTGGGCCTGAGCCGATTATCCAACCCATCACACCCACCAAAACCAAGTGA